A segment of the Filifactor alocis ATCC 35896 genome:
TCCCTGTAATTGTAATCTCCTCTAAATCATCCGTCACAAGAGAAGCAACAGTATATCCATTGGAATCATTATGAAAAATAATATCATCAATTTTTCCTTCTATCTTATCTGATCCTTGATCCACCATACTGCCCTCCTCTCTACATTTCTGATTCTATTTCATCTCCATATTGTAATATAAAATAATGTTTTTTTCAAAACTTCCTTTGAAAAATCTCCTTTACAAAAAACACATCCCTGCTTGTGTAATAATTGAATAACTTAATCTCAAAGTTTTCAGCATAATTATCCCCTAAAAGGATACTGGAATCATCTATATCCCTTGCCATTTTTCATCATGTTAAGATTATGATTCATAGTCTAATAACTCTACTACTCTATTTTCATTCTTTCAAGCAACGAACGATTGAATAAGTTGTTTTGGCTGTCAAAATGATTATGGATTCAAACAATCATATCAATCTTATAGAACTTTCCTACATTTCATCACTAAAAATCTGATAATTTCCTACAAAATGGTTCTTCCTCTACACATAGCCTATTCGATAGAAAATATCTTCCTCACCGCCTCTTCTGTTGAGAGATAATCTCCGACATTCACCGGTTTTTTGTTATTTGTTCCATGATAGTCGCTTCCACCCGTCAAAAACAGATTGTATTGTTTTGAGAGTTCCAAAATTTTTTGTTTCGCATTTTCATCATTGGAAGGATGTCGATACTCTATCCCATCCAATCCCAATTCACATAGCATTGGAAGTAAATGATAGTTGTTTTGCTGCGCAGGATGTGCCAATACGGCAAACCCTCCCGCCTTCTTTATTGCAACAATTGCATCTCTCAACTCTATGTCAGTTGGTCTGATATCACATAGTTTTCCTTTTGAAAAATAGTTCTGATAAAAAGTTCCGTATATTCCATCTGCAATTCCTTTATCCACAAGATACTGAATCAAGTTTTGTTTGTAGATGATTTTATACACATTTTGTTTTAATTCTTCCACATTGATATCATATCCTTCGTTCTGTAATCGTTTAATCTGCTCCAACGCATTGTTATGTCTTCTTTGCAACATGGCATCTGTCAAACGACGAATCG
Coding sequences within it:
- a CDS encoding PHP domain-containing protein is translated as MIRADLHMHTTISDGSDSIQTIVQKCKQNGLTHIAITNHDDLDGYEEIQYYTENLGIQTVKSLEITTVDSETGTKAHLLGYRIQDEMPIRRLTDAMLQRRHNNALEQIKRLQNEGYDINVEELKQNVYKIIYKQNLIQYLVDKGIADGIYGTFYQNYFSKGKLCDIRPTDIELRDAIVAIKKAGGFAVLAHPAQQNNYHLLPMLCELGLDGIEYRHPSNDENAKQKILELSKQYNLFLTGGSDYHGTNNKKPVNVGDYLSTEEAVRKIFSIE